A region of Culicoides brevitarsis isolate CSIRO-B50_1 chromosome 1, AGI_CSIRO_Cbre_v1, whole genome shotgun sequence DNA encodes the following proteins:
- the LOC134837661 gene encoding cingulin-like protein 1, whose protein sequence is MSFDLDDPLGDLLSDGSNDSFFGETPKKSTVSNTNESSGAKKEVKVTTSTPKNDSKSKMDELFGIKETKIVDTPRGTPKMSRNPEKPLLSTQSAGSLLKKSQTFDKDDDILSDLGFDVNVKPKQQKSHSKASILDDILGGPLTAKEDFGVRPKTLEGTKSAPEMPTSNKEISRQSTITSEMDSNMSENTVLGGYVPNSRRQSGRRQSSMALNDPLGLFSKPEETKTATEPTLPPAKTVETKKIEEISKVIPVPAPRQDQTIDIDNKAQILAISASETNNALASLKQQEMSLAVAAQMKAQEIALTDMQQRQETLLRQQEQQFNELLQKQLQRQGALEENIKRQQERINAHINLLMTQPAAIYATELSTTDDNSSSTSDDEKHKPASDLAELKSEIKQLELEKLRLEDLLSNINANHENEIVFMENSYKKQLKLLEESLQKTETRLRAENKSLQDYYFAKIDDIEAEKQHLLDESKAKINSAKEEYERNIKEIRKKYEDDLQTMEQNYKDMIQNIRQSKLLEFSVVQENGNYLETLRNASKVLENANEGLGTLKIDLHEKIEKVCYEKESELKMREHKVEQAEKIMQKERENAEKERTRLLELVASLEIKLGSLEQTANEDNWNVKQKLTALEVERAAFEREKAFMRDQITREQKRLEEMKQLQSLEYDRTMKQIEEERMNLITEKAKIETNLRLQKRPDTHTSRAEIEAALKVAEEAGRQADIERERLIDVQRQYETKRRELSKEEHSMRAKQLELEEAINVAKAKEKMAETSLKNVKTLERNILIKLQVLQRHKKELHERESKLSIEKLNLSRERMQLDNVRRKQLDNRCSLCKIGEKSMEISNLLSTTTPNDNIPEQNIFDTADDDIDVDLSLNKLRHENEASNWEIDLNGVPNIGDASDNLLDADLLLLKFDILNSSMSVPNMAFE, encoded by the exons atgagctttGATTTGGATGATCCTTTGGGCGATTTGCTCAGCGATGGCAGTAACGACAGTTTTTTCGGAGAAACACCCAAAAAATCGACCGTTAGTAATACCAACGAGTCGTCTGGTGCTAAAAAAGAGGTAAAAGTAACGACTTCCACGccaaaaaatgactcaaaaagCAAAATGGACGAACTTTTTGGCATCAAA GAAACGAAGATCGTTGACACACCCCGAGGTACCCCAAAGATGAGCCGAAACCCAGAAAAGCCACTTTTGAGCACTCAATCAGCGGGTTCTCTATTGAAAAAGTCACAAACCTTCGACAAGGACGACGATATTCTGTCAGATTTGGGTTTTGACGTGAATGTCAAGCCAAAACAGCAAAAATCTCACTCGAAAGCGAGCATTTTGGATGACATTTTGG GAGGTCCGTTAACAGCCAAGGAAGACTTTGGCGTACGCCCAAAGACTCTCGAAGGTACAAAATCTGCTCCGGAAATGCCAACTTCGAACAAGGAAATTTCGCGCCAATCGACAATCACGTCAGAAATGGACTCCAACATGTCGGAAAATACCGTTTTGGGGGGTTATGTGCCAAATAGTCGACGTCAAAGTGGCAGGAGACAATCATCGATGGCGTTAAATGATCCACTTGGGCTCTTTTCGAAGCCGGAAGAGACAAAAACAGCAACAGAACCGACTCTTCCTCCCGCGAAAACtgttgaaacgaaaaaaattgaagaaatttcaaaagtaattCCCGTTCCCGCACCGCGTCAGGATCAAACAATCGACATCGACAACAAAGCACAAATCCTGGCGATAAGCGCTTCGGAGACAAATAACGCCCTCGCCAGCTTAAAACAACAGGAAATGTCCTTGGCTGTCGCGGCACAAATGAAAGCGCAAGAAATCGCCTTGACGGACATGCAACAACGCCAAGAAACGCTTTTGCGCCAACAAGAACAGCAATTTAACGAGTTGCTGCAGAAACAGCTGCAACGACAAGGAGCTCTCGAGGAAAACATCAAACGACAACAGGAACGCATAAATGCTCACATTAATCTCTTAATGACACAACCGGCAGCTATTTACGCCA cGGAACTATCGACAACAGACGACAACTCCTCGAGCACATCTGACGACGAGAAACACAAACCGGCATCCGATTTGGCAGAGTTGAAGTCAGAAATTAAACAATTGGAGCTGGAAAAACTCCGTTTGGAGGATTTGTTGTCGAATATCAACGCGAATCACGAAAATGAAATagttttcatggaaaatagttacaaaaaacaactaaaattacTCGAAGAATCCCTTCAAAAGACTGAAACCCGCTTGCGAGCTGAAAACAAATCACTTCAAGACTATTATTTTGCCAAAATCGACGATATCGAGGCCGAAAAGCAACATTTACTGGATGAGAGTAAGGCGAAAATCAATTCTGCCAAGGAAGAGTACGAGCGAAACATCAAAGAAATCCGTAAAAAGTACGAAGACGACTTGCAAACGATGGAACAGAATTACAAAGACATGATACAAAACATACGACAATCGAAATTATTGGAATTTTCCGTTGTACAGGAAAATGGTAATTATCTCGAGACGTTACGCAATGCCTCGAAGGTGCTGGAAAATGCAAATGAGGGATTAGggacattaaaaattgatttgcatgagaaaattgaaaaggtATGTTACGAGAAAGAGTCGGAATTGAAGATGCGCGAGCACAAAGTCGAACAGGCGgagaaaattatgcaaaaagaGCGGGAAAATGCGGAAAAGGAGAGAACGAGGCTTTTGGAGCTCGTTGCGAGTTTGGAAATTAAACTAGGATCGTTGGAACAAACAGCGAACGAAGACAATTGGAAcgtgaaacaaaaattgacagcGTTGGAAGTTGAAAGAGCGGCATTTGAACGTGAAAAAGCTTTCATGCGAGATCAAATAACGCGGGAACAGAAACGATTGGAA gaaatgAAACAACTTCAAAGCTTGGAATATGATCGCACAATGAAACAAATTGAAGAAGAACGGATGAACTTGATAACGGAAAAGGCGAAAATCGAAACAAATTTGCGTCTTCAGAAACGTCCCGACACTCACACGTCCCGCGCAGAGATCGAAGCTGCACTAAAAGTTGCCGAAGAAGCAGGTCGTCAAGCTGACATTGAACGTGAACGACTAATCGACGTTCAGCGTCAATACGAGACAAAACGACGAGAATTATCAAAAGAAGAACATTCGATGCGCGCAAAACAACTTGAACTTGAAGAGGCGATCAACGTTGCCAAAGCAAAAGAG AAAATGGCAGAAACTTCCCTAAAGAACGTAAAAACACTCGAACGCAACATCCTCATCAAACTGCAAGTTTTGCAGCGACACAAGAAGGAATTGCACGAACGCGAGTCAAAATTGTCAATCGAAAAACTCAATTTGAGCAGGGAACGAATGCAACTCGACAACGTGCGTCGCAAACAGCTCGACAATCGGTGCAGTCTATGCAAAATCGGCGAAAAGTCCATGGAGATATCGAATTTGCTGTCGACAACGACGCCAAACGACAACATTCCGGAACAAAATATCTTCGATACTGCCGACGATGACATTGACGTCGATCTGTCGCTGAACAAGTTGCGACACGAAAACGAGGCGAGTAACTGGGAAATTGACTTGAATGGTGTGCCGAACATTGGAGATGCGTCAGATAACTTGCTCGATGCGGATTTGCTGTTGCTCAAATTTGATATACTTAACTCGTCGATGTCTGTGCCGAATATGGCGTTTGAGTGA